The proteins below come from a single Ailuropoda melanoleuca isolate Jingjing chromosome 1, ASM200744v2, whole genome shotgun sequence genomic window:
- the LOC100480363 gene encoding olfactory receptor-like protein OLF3, whose product MRRNNLTWESEFVLLGLSNDRQTQAGLFVLFGTTYLLTLLGNGLIILLIGLDARLHLPMYFFLCNLSVVDICYTSSGVPQMLVHLLLEKKTISFIRCGTQLFFSLALGGTEFLLLAAMAYDRYVAVCDPLRYMAVMSPRCCAGLAAVSWLTGLVNSVVETVVTMRLPTCGHHVLNHVACETLAFIRLACVDITLNQVVILASSVVVLLVPCCLVSLSYAYIVAAILRIHSTGGRRKAFGTCASHLTVVSMSYGMALVTYMQPRSTASAEQDKVVVLFYAVVTPMLNPLIYSLRNKEMKAALSRVLMSRSESKL is encoded by the coding sequence ATGAGGAGGAACAACCTGACCTGGGAAAGTGAGTTTGTCCTCCTGGGGCTTTCCAATGACAGGCAGACCCAGGCTGGACTCTTTGTGCTGTTTGGGACCACCTATCTGCTGACCCTTCTGGGCAATGGGCTCATCATCCTCCTGATCGGACTGGACGCACGACTGCACCtgcccatgtacttcttcctctgcaACCTCTCAGTGGTGGACATTTGCTACACCTCTAGCGGGGTCCCCCAGATGCTGGTGCACCTCCTACTGGAGAAGAAAACCATCTCCTTCATCCGATGTGGGACCCAGCTCTTCTTCTCGCTGGCCCTGGGGGGTACCGAGTTCCTGCTGCTGGCTGctatggcctatgaccgctatgtggctgTCTGTGACCCCTTGCGCTACATGGCAGTGATGAGCCCAAGGTGCTGCGCTGGGCTGGCAGCTGTCTCTTGGCTTACAGGTCTGGTGAATTCTGTGGTGGAGACGGTGGTCACCATGCGCCTACCCACCTGTGGACACCACGTGCTGAACCATGTGGCCTGTGAGACACTGGCATTCATCCGCTTGGCCTGCGTTGACATCACCCTCAACCAGGTGGTCATATTGGCCTCCAGTGTGGTGGTGCTGCTGGTACCCTGCTGCCTGGTCTCACTGTCCTATGCCTACATTGTGGCAGCCATTCTGCGGATCCACTCCACCGGGGGACGCCGCAAAGCCTTCGGGACCTGTGCCTCCCACCTCACTGTGGTCTCCATGTCTTACGGGATGGCGCTGGTTACCTACATGCAGCCCCGCTCCACAGCCTCGGCCGAGCAGGACAAGGTGGTGGTGCTCTTTTATGCTGTGGTGACCCCCATGTTGAATCCACTCATCTACAGTCTGCGGAACAAGGAGATGAAGGCTGCTCTGAGTCGAGTTCTGATGAGCCGCTCTGAATCAAAACTTTAG